From Vanacampus margaritifer isolate UIUO_Vmar chromosome 8, RoL_Vmar_1.0, whole genome shotgun sequence, a single genomic window includes:
- the nckipsd gene encoding NCK-interacting protein with SH3 domain isoform X2, with amino-acid sequence MYRSLYAFRSAEPNSLHFGAGESFLILERSNKHWWLGSRCSSGETGYIPSSYIEKIQAPEQDDVLQSIDRAIEGIHNVALKNGGKYNLEQRDVLQKLIHHRKETLARRSISGHSQGLPASNSEISLSQTPPLPNGLNNRDYGRQGGIPLSGSMDNMHGEPGFYQVPPQPRRAAPTTPPPPEKQRNNRRTELDIPSRLSSLPPSPVPSLTISSTSLESSDVSLPSVSSTPPPPVPSRVKPAAAPSESSAQPAPTKKSPAPQPPQPPAAEEEHPDSEWPLAPPSLVDSRPDSPASTEPVPPTIGAELIELVRRNTGLSHELSRVAVGVVVGHLQTSLPRSSSALEGVLLSLVESKDLGATLPRGQLCHDEQRLEVIFGDLARHRDDSQQRSWALHEDHALIACYLEELLKILTDADPEVCKRMCKSSDYENVLSLVSYYQMELRVSLRLLLLKVFGAMCSLDASLISTLLNSILPMELARDLQTDTQEHQKMCYTALVLTMIFSMGEQVPYHHYEHLNGDFVQFLLDVVEDGHPSDPTEQLPDLFLNLLLAFNLHHTAPSNNVIMRQLRKKNVKILSEKVLLLLNRGDDPVCMFKHMPPAPHAVLKFLQDVFASRDTADIFYRTDMMVMIDIAVRQISDLSPGDKLRMEYLSLMHSIMRSTDYLEHQHRLSDLQGALQRILREEEDPGEDEGSATAKQMDKLIVQQIYKEFPQISTGQY; translated from the exons ATGTACCGGTCTCTGTACGCTTTCCGATCGGCGGAGCCCAACTCGCTGCACTTCGGGGCCGGAGAGAGCTTCTTAATCCTGGAGAGGAGCAACAAACACTGGTGGCTGGGCTCGCGCTGCAGCTCGGGGGAGACAGGCTACATCCCCTCCTCGTATATCGAAAAGATTCAG GCTCCGGAGCAGGATGATGTGTTGCAGTCCATTGACAGAGCCATTGAAGGCATCCACAATGTTGCCTTAAAGAATGGAGGCAAATACAATCTGGAACAGCGGGATGTCCTCCA AAAGTTGATCCATCACAGAAAGGAGACGCTCGCACGGCGGAGCATATCAGGACACTCGCAAGGCCTGCCGGCGTCCAACAGTGAAATTTCTCTCAGCCAAACTCCTCCGCTGCCCAATGGCCTTAATAACCGAGACTACGGACGGCAGGGAGGCATCCCCTTATCAGGGAGCATGGACAACATGCATGGAGAGCCCGGCTTTTATCAG GTGCCACCGCAGCCTCGCCGCGCGGCTCCAACCACGCCGCCGCCACCTGAGAAACAACGCAACAACCGGCGGACAG AGCTGGACATCCCTTCCAGATTGTCTTCTCTCCCTCcgtcccccgtcccctccctcACAATCAGCAGCACCTCTTTAGAGTCCTCCGACGTCAGCCTCCCGAGTGTTTCCAGCACCCCGCCACCCCCCGTCCCGTCCCGCGTCAAGCCCGCCGCGGCGCCTTCAGAATCCTCCGCTCAGCCGGCCCCGACCAAGAAGAGCCCAGCCCCGCAGCCCCCGCAGCCCCCCGCCGCCGAGGAGGAGCATCCGGACAGCGAGTGGCCGCTCGCCCCGCCGTCCCTCGTGGATAGCCGCCCCGACAGCCCCGCCTCCACCGAGCCGGTCCCCCCGACCATCGGGGCCGAACTGATCGAGCTGGTGCGGAGAAACACGGGCTTAAGTCACGAGCTGTCGCGGGTGGCCGTCGGGGTGGTGGTGGGCCACCTGCAGACCAGCCTGCCTCGATCCTCCTCCGCCCTGGAAGGAGTTCTCTTGTCGCTGGTGGAGAGCAAG GACTTGGGTGCGACGCTGCCGCGAGGTCAGCTGTGTCATGACGAGCAGCGGCTGGAAGTCATCTTCGGCGACCTGGCCCGCCACCGGGACGACTCCCAGCAGCGCAGCTGGGCGCTCCACGAAGACCACGCCCTCATTGCGTGCTACCTCGAGGAGCTCCTCAAGATTCTG actgATGCAGATCCCGAGGTGTGTAAGAGGATGTGCAAGTCCAGCGACTATGAGAACGTGCTCTCTCTGGTTTCCTATTATCAGATG GAGCTTCGCGTGTCTTTGCGGCTGCTGCTTCTCAAAGTGTTTGGCGCCATGTGCAGTCTGGACGCTTCTCTCATCTCCACCCTGCTCAACTCCATCCTCCCCATGGAGCTCGCTAGGGACTTGCAAACCGACACACAAG AGCACCAGAAGATGTGTTACACAGCTTTGGTACTTACTATGATTTTCTCAATGGGAGAACAAGTGCCGTATCATCACTATG AACACTTGAATGGCGACTTTGTTCAGTTCCTGCTGGATGTGGTGGAGGACGGACATCCCTCGGACCCCACGGAGCAGCTGCCTGACCTCTTCCTCAACCTGCTGCTGGCCTTCAACCTGCACCACACAG CACCGAGCAACAACGTCATCATGCGGCAGCTGAGGAAGAAGAACGTCAAGATTCTGTCAGAGAAAGTGCTGCTGCTCCTCAACCGAGGAG ACGACCCCGTGTGTATGTTCAAGCACATGCCGCCCGCGCCTCACGCCGTGCTCAAGTTCCTGCAGGACGTCTTCGCCAGTCGAGACACGGCCGACATCTTTTACCGCACCGACATGATGGTGATGATTGACATCGCCGTGCGGCAGATTTCTGACCTTTCACCTGGAGACAAG CTCCGCATGGAGTACCTCTCCCTCATGCACTCCATCATGCGCTCGACGGATTACCTGGAGCACCAGCACCGCCTCTCCGACCTGCAGGGGGCGCTGCAGAGGATTCTCAGGGAGGAGGAAGACCCTGGGGAGGATGAAGGCAGCGCTACGGCCAAACAGATGGATAAGCTAATCGTGCAGCAGATCTACAAGGAGTTTCCGCAGATCAGCACCGGTCAATACTAA
- the ndufaf3 gene encoding NADH dehydrogenase [ubiquinone] 1 alpha subcomplex assembly factor 3 translates to MAGVVCAKILFQRSLPRLILSSTKTSAFLSPFLSRGHRLSPSDDEMYQRTTVSIMKKEPGSSIMILSYSSQGFNIDGNRVFGPCAMLPPSILQWKVGNYNDITEESVSLFHMIVPQIEILVLGTGARLERIHPSVRALLKSKGIALEVQDTPNACATFNFLISENRIVAAGLIPPSTSTALEVKQE, encoded by the exons ATGGCCGGTGTGGTTTGTGCCAAAATCCTCTTTCAAAGATCATTACCAAGGTTAATCCTATCCTCCACAAAAACATCGGCTTTCCTCAG TCCATTTCTTTCCCGAGGTCACCGCTTGAGCCCGAGTGATGACGAAATGTATCAGCGTACCACAGTGTCAATTATGAAGAAGGAGCCAGGAAGTAGCATCATGATTCTCAGCTACAGTTCCCAAGGATTCAACATAGATGGCAACAGAGTGTTTGGACCCTGTGCAATGCTCCCGCCTTCTATCCTGCAGTGGAAG GTTGGAAATTATAACGATATCACAGAAGAAAGTGTGTCACTTTTCCATATGATAGTACCCCAAATAG AGATTCTCGTCCTGGGCACGGGTGCGCGACTCGAACGTATTCATCCCTCAGTTCGGGCTCTTCTTAAGAGCAAAGGCATTGCTTTAGAAGTGCAAGACACG CCAAACGCATGTGCAACCTTCAACTTCCTGATAAGTGAAAACAGGATAGTAGCTGCTGGTCTGATCCCTCCATCCACTAGCACAGCACTGGAGGTGAAGCAGGAGTAG
- the nckipsd gene encoding NCK-interacting protein with SH3 domain isoform X1 translates to MYRSLYAFRSAEPNSLHFGAGESFLILERSNKHWWLGSRCSSGETGYIPSSYIEKIQAPEQDDVLQSIDRAIEGIHNVALKNGGKYNLEQRDVLQKLIHHRKETLARRSISGHSQGLPASNSEISLSQTPPLPNGLNNRDYGRQGGIPLSGSMDNMHGEPGFYQVVPPQPRRAAPTTPPPPEKQRNNRRTELDIPSRLSSLPPSPVPSLTISSTSLESSDVSLPSVSSTPPPPVPSRVKPAAAPSESSAQPAPTKKSPAPQPPQPPAAEEEHPDSEWPLAPPSLVDSRPDSPASTEPVPPTIGAELIELVRRNTGLSHELSRVAVGVVVGHLQTSLPRSSSALEGVLLSLVESKDLGATLPRGQLCHDEQRLEVIFGDLARHRDDSQQRSWALHEDHALIACYLEELLKILTDADPEVCKRMCKSSDYENVLSLVSYYQMELRVSLRLLLLKVFGAMCSLDASLISTLLNSILPMELARDLQTDTQEHQKMCYTALVLTMIFSMGEQVPYHHYEHLNGDFVQFLLDVVEDGHPSDPTEQLPDLFLNLLLAFNLHHTAPSNNVIMRQLRKKNVKILSEKVLLLLNRGDDPVCMFKHMPPAPHAVLKFLQDVFASRDTADIFYRTDMMVMIDIAVRQISDLSPGDKLRMEYLSLMHSIMRSTDYLEHQHRLSDLQGALQRILREEEDPGEDEGSATAKQMDKLIVQQIYKEFPQISTGQY, encoded by the exons ATGTACCGGTCTCTGTACGCTTTCCGATCGGCGGAGCCCAACTCGCTGCACTTCGGGGCCGGAGAGAGCTTCTTAATCCTGGAGAGGAGCAACAAACACTGGTGGCTGGGCTCGCGCTGCAGCTCGGGGGAGACAGGCTACATCCCCTCCTCGTATATCGAAAAGATTCAG GCTCCGGAGCAGGATGATGTGTTGCAGTCCATTGACAGAGCCATTGAAGGCATCCACAATGTTGCCTTAAAGAATGGAGGCAAATACAATCTGGAACAGCGGGATGTCCTCCA AAAGTTGATCCATCACAGAAAGGAGACGCTCGCACGGCGGAGCATATCAGGACACTCGCAAGGCCTGCCGGCGTCCAACAGTGAAATTTCTCTCAGCCAAACTCCTCCGCTGCCCAATGGCCTTAATAACCGAGACTACGGACGGCAGGGAGGCATCCCCTTATCAGGGAGCATGGACAACATGCATGGAGAGCCCGGCTTTTATCAGGTG GTGCCACCGCAGCCTCGCCGCGCGGCTCCAACCACGCCGCCGCCACCTGAGAAACAACGCAACAACCGGCGGACAG AGCTGGACATCCCTTCCAGATTGTCTTCTCTCCCTCcgtcccccgtcccctccctcACAATCAGCAGCACCTCTTTAGAGTCCTCCGACGTCAGCCTCCCGAGTGTTTCCAGCACCCCGCCACCCCCCGTCCCGTCCCGCGTCAAGCCCGCCGCGGCGCCTTCAGAATCCTCCGCTCAGCCGGCCCCGACCAAGAAGAGCCCAGCCCCGCAGCCCCCGCAGCCCCCCGCCGCCGAGGAGGAGCATCCGGACAGCGAGTGGCCGCTCGCCCCGCCGTCCCTCGTGGATAGCCGCCCCGACAGCCCCGCCTCCACCGAGCCGGTCCCCCCGACCATCGGGGCCGAACTGATCGAGCTGGTGCGGAGAAACACGGGCTTAAGTCACGAGCTGTCGCGGGTGGCCGTCGGGGTGGTGGTGGGCCACCTGCAGACCAGCCTGCCTCGATCCTCCTCCGCCCTGGAAGGAGTTCTCTTGTCGCTGGTGGAGAGCAAG GACTTGGGTGCGACGCTGCCGCGAGGTCAGCTGTGTCATGACGAGCAGCGGCTGGAAGTCATCTTCGGCGACCTGGCCCGCCACCGGGACGACTCCCAGCAGCGCAGCTGGGCGCTCCACGAAGACCACGCCCTCATTGCGTGCTACCTCGAGGAGCTCCTCAAGATTCTG actgATGCAGATCCCGAGGTGTGTAAGAGGATGTGCAAGTCCAGCGACTATGAGAACGTGCTCTCTCTGGTTTCCTATTATCAGATG GAGCTTCGCGTGTCTTTGCGGCTGCTGCTTCTCAAAGTGTTTGGCGCCATGTGCAGTCTGGACGCTTCTCTCATCTCCACCCTGCTCAACTCCATCCTCCCCATGGAGCTCGCTAGGGACTTGCAAACCGACACACAAG AGCACCAGAAGATGTGTTACACAGCTTTGGTACTTACTATGATTTTCTCAATGGGAGAACAAGTGCCGTATCATCACTATG AACACTTGAATGGCGACTTTGTTCAGTTCCTGCTGGATGTGGTGGAGGACGGACATCCCTCGGACCCCACGGAGCAGCTGCCTGACCTCTTCCTCAACCTGCTGCTGGCCTTCAACCTGCACCACACAG CACCGAGCAACAACGTCATCATGCGGCAGCTGAGGAAGAAGAACGTCAAGATTCTGTCAGAGAAAGTGCTGCTGCTCCTCAACCGAGGAG ACGACCCCGTGTGTATGTTCAAGCACATGCCGCCCGCGCCTCACGCCGTGCTCAAGTTCCTGCAGGACGTCTTCGCCAGTCGAGACACGGCCGACATCTTTTACCGCACCGACATGATGGTGATGATTGACATCGCCGTGCGGCAGATTTCTGACCTTTCACCTGGAGACAAG CTCCGCATGGAGTACCTCTCCCTCATGCACTCCATCATGCGCTCGACGGATTACCTGGAGCACCAGCACCGCCTCTCCGACCTGCAGGGGGCGCTGCAGAGGATTCTCAGGGAGGAGGAAGACCCTGGGGAGGATGAAGGCAGCGCTACGGCCAAACAGATGGATAAGCTAATCGTGCAGCAGATCTACAAGGAGTTTCCGCAGATCAGCACCGGTCAATACTAA